From the genome of Streptomyces spinoverrucosus:
CCTCCGGCTCCTCGTCGTCGTAGCCGAGGTCCCGCCGCTCCGGTACGACCCCGTTCAGCCGCTCCCGCACCCCGGCCGTCCGGTCGTGCAGGCGGTCGGCGAGTGTGTCGAGCTGCCGTTCCAGCAGGGCGCCCGTCGCCGCGCCGCCGACGCCCCGCAGGTCCTGGCGGAGCTGGTCGCCGAGCTCCTTGAACTGCGGGTTGTTCCGCAGCTGCCCGGACACCAGGTCCGCGAGCGCCCGCGGGCTCAGGTTCATCCGCTTGCCGGCGACGAGCGTGCCGACGGCGAACGCCAGTTTCATCTTCTTCGTCCGTCCGAGGACGTATCCGGCCCCTACCGCGAGGCCCAGTCCCACTCGGTTCATCGTGCTGTCCCGTTGCCCGTTCCCGCGCTGTTGCGCGAAGCGATCTCCAGCCGGTCGAGGAGTTCGTCCTCCTCCCGGTCGAACTCCTCCTCGCTGATCTCCCCGGCCTCCAGCCGCTCCTCCAGCCGGGCCAGTTCGGCCCGGATCGTGGCGGGGTCGTAGTAGATCCGCTCTGCCTCGTGGAGCACCTGTCTGATGGCCCAGGCGCTGCCGCGCACCGGCGCGAACGGCAGCAGCAGCACCTCCGAGATCAGTCCCACGTCCTCACCCGGCCCCGGTGTCCAGACCGCCGACCGTGCTGCCCGCCGGTTCGGCGGGGCCGGGCTCGACGAAGCTGTACGGGGGCAGCGGGCCGTTCACCCGCACCTCCAGGTGCGGCAGCTCCCCCCGAGCCCGCTCCACGGCGGCCAGGAAGTTCTCCGCCGACCGCCGG
Proteins encoded in this window:
- a CDS encoding gas vesicle protein GvpG, which gives rise to MGLISEVLLLPFAPVRGSAWAIRQVLHEAERIYYDPATIRAELARLEERLEAGEISEEEFDREEDELLDRLEIASRNSAGTGNGTAR